Proteins from one Capricornis sumatraensis isolate serow.1 chromosome 2, serow.2, whole genome shotgun sequence genomic window:
- the GJB5 gene encoding gap junction beta-5 protein, protein MNWGVFEGLLSGANKYSTAFGRIWLSLVFIFRVLVYLVTAERVWSNDHSDFDCDTRQPGCSNVCFDEFFPVSHVRLWALQLILVTCPSLLVVMHVAYRQAREKKHQEAVGKDGGRLYLDPGKKRGGLWWTYICSLVFKAGVDATFLYVFHSIYPRYTLPRVVKCHAAPCPNVVECFISKPEEKNIFTLFMVVTALICIVLNLVELAYLVSKRCRECLAARKAWSESLDHRLDWVTSSSKQGDLLSGDLIFLGSDVPPPLLPDHPQDHVKKTML, encoded by the coding sequence ATGAACTGGGGGGTCTTCGAGGGGCTCCTGAGCGGGGCCAATAAGTACTCCACAGCCTTCGGGCGCATCTGGCTGTCCCTGGTCTTCATTTTCCGCGTGCTGGTGTACCTGGTGACAGCCGAGCGAGTGTGGAGCAACGACCACAGTGACTTCGACTGTGACACTCGCCAGCCGGGCTGCTCCAACGTGTGCTTCGACGAGTTCTTCCCCGTGTCCCACGTGCGCCTCTGGGCCCTGCAGCTCATCCTGGTCACGTGCCCCTCGCTGCTCGTGGTCATGCATGTGGCCTACCGCCAGGCCCGGGAGAAGAAGCACCAAGAGGCCGTCGGGAAGGACGGCGGGCGCCTCTACCTGGACCCCGGCAAGAAGCGGGGAGGGCTCTGGTGGACATACATCTGCAGCCTGGTGTTCAAGGCCGGCGTGGATGCCACATTCCTCTACGTGTTCCACTCCATCTACCCCAGATACACCCTCCCCCGCGTGGTCAAGTGCCACGCGGCCCCGTGTCCCAACGTGGTGGAGTGCTTCATCTCCAAGCCCGAGGAAAAGAACATCTTCACTCTCTTCATGGTGGTCACAGCCCTCATCTGCATCGTCCTCAACCTGGTGGAGCTGGCCTACCTGGTGAGCAAGAGATGCCGGGAGTGCCTGGCGGCCAGGAAAGCCTGGTCTGAGAGCCTGGACCACCGCCTGGACTGGGTCACCTCTTCTTCCAAACAGGGTGATCTCCTCTCAGGCGACCTCATCTTTCTGGGCTCGGATGTTCCCCCTCCGCTCTTACCAGACCACCCTCAAGACCATGTGAAGAAAACCATGCTGTGA